AGTTCTCAGACAAGCTGTTGCATTCCACCAGACATTTCTTGGGAAACATGACACTCCGCACCAAGAAACACTGTATTTAACTCTGAGACCTGGAGAGCACATTGTTAAATACAGCCTTAACACTGCAAAGTGCCAAAAAGCTTTGGTTTAACACTGTTAAagcaaacagagagaaggaagaggacAACCTCAACTCCAGCTACAGCATTTTCACAGTCCCTAGATGGGACGCCATGCTCTTATTTGCACTGAAGACAGTTAAAAGGCAGAGTTGATGTGATCACAAGGGGTAGTTACCTTAACAGCATTTCCTCTGATGAACTTCTTGATGGTTGAGAACAATCCCCTCCCTCCGCTGGGAGGAGTGTCCTCTTCTACTTCTGAATGTCTCCGCTTGGTTCTGGACGGGCGGCTTGCCAGAGTGGGGTTCGGTTGCTGAGACGCCTTACGCATTCTCAGCCTCATTGTTTGAGCAGTCACATGTAAGGCTGTTTGAGGAAAATCAGGCATAAGGAAAGATAtaagacaagagaaaaaaaaaaaggggaaacacACAGGACTTTACAGTCAAGGAAACAAATTCAAATACTGAACAAACAGGTTATCCTAACACTCTGTGTAACTTTTAAAACGGATAAGTCTGTGGACTGTATCTGTGTGTAGAGGAGTAATACTGGTGCATTTTGTGCCAACATCTGGATGCATTCAAGATCGCATTTCACTTACATCAGTGGATCACGACAGCCACAGCTGGCTTTACTtctatttgtacattttaaaaaaagcattacCCAGAACCTGACAaatacacgcacacactcaaGCACTCCCAAACACTGGCAATTTCATGagtgaaatgacaacaaaacacagaaccTGAAAAAATATAGCCACtgacaaagacaaataaataaatatacctGATCAGAACGTAAGcatacctaaaaaaaaaaaaaaggctcatGATCTAAAGTTGAGTACTTTAATTTGTTACCATTGTTCTTGAGAATGCACAGTCAGAACTAAAAACAATTTACAGTGAACATAAATTGTCTGTGGAGCATGCCAGCCGCTCGCGCTTACATAACTAATAAAAATGTGTCCGGACATATCCACAGCCTGTCAGGAGCCCTCAACACACACCAGCGCCTTCTCATTACATACTGTACATCTCACATACTATAAATGTTCTTCACCACATCTGCTTTACATTTACAAAAGGGGTGTATCCACGAACACACCAGAAGTGTATGTGCCGTTGCCCAATCCCACGCACaggaaaagaaacacacacacacaccagcagtgTCAGAGTACATGGTAAAATTAAAGTTACAGGCTTGCAGGAAAAGTGGGACAAGCCTGAAAGCTGCAACTGCTCAGAGGATCAAATAACTTAACAGATGTACACAGTGGAATCACATCAGTGTAAATGTACTAGATAAGGATGGATGCAGTCGGTGATTTATCAAAGCATTCAAAAAAGCcctcaaatcttttttttttttaatttgtgtgctttcaaaaaatgtcataaaggAGAACATCTATGAAGAGCGATTTTATAATACAACTTGAAGGGAAGGTTGTAATCCAATTCCACAAGACTCAATATTGAAGATTCTCTGatcacactgaaaaacaaacagctcacGTACTTCTGAGACTTGAAACAAATGTGATTAGGTAAGAGTCTGCTGATGTGCTTTGATCCATGTGAAATTTCTGTATAGAAAACAACTACTTTCTTAACAATGAATGCATAAAATCATTTAGCAGTTATTCTTGATTAGCTATATGTCTATAAGCATTAAAAAAGTTCTTAAACACCCACTGAACAACTCTTGTATATTGTGTTTTCTTATCTTTAGCACTTCAGCGTAGGAGATGACCTCTCAAAACCACTGGCCCCTTTGCATACGACTAAAACTATTTGGATATCATGGCACTAACAAAATCCTTAGAAATCAATTATGCTTAACATGTCTGTATAAAGTAGGTCTGGGAAGATTATATGATTTGTTAAACTattaaagagaagaaagaagtttGACTGCAATCCTGAATTGTCTCAAACTACTTCAACCACTGCactgttgtttttccatttctatTAGATTATGCAATGATAACAGAAAACACTTCAGCTAAACACAGTAGATTGGCTTAACAGGAGAAATGCTTTTCAAAGCCTTGCAGTAAATATCTTGGGGaagcttgttttgttgttgttgttgttgagatgATCAGAGGTAACATTGATATTAGAATCAACAGCATTAAGAGTTGTTCATCCCAATACCCCACTGATTGTCTGAATCAGCTTGCCGATGTTGTCATTGTGCAATTTTAGAATAAATATTCTCATATTTCTGACACTTTTCTATGCTCTCATTCCGTCCTGTAATGTTAGGAGTGAGAACTGACAGATGCTGCTTAATGGCATTCAGTCTCATTCTCTACTGCACGGGATTTCTCCTGTAACGCGGTTAACTAAAGGTCTATTTTATCTGGATGTTTTTCATAGAGAATGCATTACACAATGTGTATAATTTATACTTTGTTGCTATATCATATGTCGCGTCTTTCTTTCCTTGGTCGTACGCATTGCACGTCAGTATGTACAACACATCGTTTTttctaaatgaaaataaaaataaaatgcccGTTCTGACTACTGTATTATCAAAACCCGCCAAACCTCGACTGACAGCAACACTATAGCTGGTAAACATCGACGTTTCTAGGCAATCAGCCACTAACCAAGGATCATGCACATAGCTAGGTACGAGCAAGTGAGCGGGAAATAAGAACATGCATGCAACCGAGACTGTATGAGCAAGCTAGCAAACGCTAACAGCGGAGAAACGAGTGAGGCCCCTCCGACAGCCCGTCCGCTGCAAAATTTACCCCGAGGCTAAGGATAGCTAAGTCGCTTATCAAGTTATCGGAGCATAATTCAGAATCGACggtaaataaataacattggGGTAGGTTGCACATATGTTCCAGGTGTCCCAATCATGCGTAAAGAAACGTTTTTAGAAGTGGCACTAAATAGTGTTGATTTCCAAGCTTTGCAGCTAATCgagcagctagctcggttaAGCTACCCAACTACACCGAGTACAACAGGTCGTGCACTACTGTTTATGACGGCGTGCAACACAACTTTGCTTTAGTGCAGATTCTTTTCACACAACCAATTTTTACAAGTTGCAAAGTGACGGTAAATTGTTAACATGACCTGACACTGCAGTTCGCTAAGGGTAACGTTAGCATTTCAACAAGCCAAGCCCAAACCGGCTAACTTACCGTTAGCAATCCGGTGCGGCATCGTAAGTTTAGTGAAATCACGTTAAAATGACAAGTTGGCCAAAGCAAGGACCTTAATTATCTCGCTGGAGTGAAGCGTGGTGAGTGATTTGACCCGACTGTTACCCTGCATTATAAACAACGTTAGTGTTTGCGTTATCTGACTGAAAAACTCGTCAAATATCGTTAatcaaaacagccaaaacagtACGCTATCAAAATTATCTGCTAATCCAGTCAACGTTATCTCTAGCTAACTATACGCTTGATGTGATCCATCAGCTGAGGTACGTGAGCATGTCAAACTCAGCACCCTTTAAAATGATATTAAATGGAAAACACGGTACTACCGTGCTAATGTGAGCCTAGCAAACTTCAGCTGTGGAATGCCAAATTTGGACGAAGCAAGCTACCAGACTTAACCTGGCGATACTTTACGTGAACTGTCCATTGATTTAATAAATGCGTAAACGGTTATAGTTTGTATGTTGAACGTCCTAGCAAGCGTTTATTAAACTGTTTTGCACAACGTGTAGATGAAAccttaaattaaaataaaatctcgagGCCGACCAGGAATTAGCCTGGTCCGCGGTAGGCCGTGTTTTAGCTGCCCTTAGCTATGTACCTTAGCCTAGCAGCGCTAGGTTAGCGTTGACCCTACCTAGCCTACTTGAAAACTGCTCCGGGCTAACAGATGTGCATAGGCAGGGAAGGAAAATATTTATCCAGTCGTTAGCCAACATTACATAAACGCAAACCCCCGAAAAGAAAAACGCACGGACAGGGTTTGGTTAACGTAGCCGACTTACTTTAGAGTGATCCGCAGCGTCTGAACACAACGACTCAGGTCCGATTAACCATCACAACAGAGGCACTGGTTGTTTTCGTGATCCGGTCCGACTTTTTCTGTATATCTACTCAAGGGCCGTCTTCGAAATGACACACCGTTGTGTTACCAGGCGCCATTTCCCGCCTCTGCTCGGTCTCTCCGAGGCAGATACCCGTATGGGACACAGACACACCCCCTTACCTCTCAAAAACACCAGCCAGTCTGCCGCGAACAACACTGCCTCCCCTCACCTCTTTCTTCTGCCCGCGTTCATAAAGGTAGAGAGCTGTGCGTCTTAATGGCTCCTCATATACAAGCTAACAATAAATAACTGGATATTGTGATGACCTATTCTTGCTGTATATGTTTTACCACTACTGAAAAGCGATGGCGCTCACAATTATCAATTGTAGGCATTCAGGCGGTAGAATAACCCAGAATAAACTACTCACTACTTGTGGCAAACTATCATTTATGCATCTACGCTAAAGCACTataacaagtgaaaaatgacacGAAGCATCACctttaataaaattaaattacattcaaTGTGCCTTTCCATGAGAAATCAATTTTTCCTGGTTGCACAAACAAAACTGATTTCATGTTCACAGATTTCCCTAAAGGTGAGGAATCAGGTGTCCTCGGTACAAATGGCAACAGTTCAACTACAGTATATACAAGAGAGCTCATTAATGGAAGCATGTGTACAGTATGTCAGTCCCATGTGTGCTCGGTTAATCGTTGCACACTGCGGAGGATACTAACATTGCTCTAAGTATTGCTTAAGCATCAgtattttgctgaatttgatTAATAAAAAGTTTCAAATGCATGCAATGGCATCATGTATAAAAACTGAACGAGGAGCACTTGGAGTGTCTTgtcacaaaagaaaagaaacagatttaATAGGCCATAAGCAAAGTCCTTGGCATTTGTAATATATTCCCATtcctgtaaacaaaaaagtagtGTTCCATTAAGAGTCTCAGAATGATGTTAGAAAGGCAGAATTAGTGTCTTTCATAAACATCTCAAGCAAAGAGTTTGTTTATATCAAGCAACAGCAAAGTGAACAGAAAagtagcaaaaacaaacaaaaaaaaatcacggtTTGACCTTGAAGTTCAGATGTGAGTCAACAGGGCTCTTTCAGACCTCTCCGTTATGAACTGAGGCAgttatcaaaaaacaaaacagtcaatGTACAGTATATTACCTCTACTGCCATAACTTACAACCATTAGCAAAtcaacagcagctcagaaaagAATGCcatcatgttttttctttgtattatgTTACATTATTCAGAATTAATTTATTAGTTGCAATGTCTCTTCTTCAAAATAGTCCATGACATTGAGGATGCCCCCTAGAAATTCTTAGACATACGGAATCTTTCAAACTATGTTGTCAAGAATGACTTCGATTGTAGAGGAAGGTCTGAATGTTTTCAATGAGTTACGGGCTGAGTGAGTTCCCATTCAAAGAATGTCATTGGGTTGTCTTTTCCCATAATCCACAGCCCGATCTCCCTGCATGTCCCGATCTTCGTCATCTGGAAAAAAggaaagcaacacaaacatgaaTGATTATGAAACTGGTAACATACCTAATGTTGTGCTGCAGCCATACTCTATTATTACATAAGGAAAGTGATATTTTTTGCCTCATGTTACTACTACTACATGCTTAAAGGAAATGGTCACATACAGGGCACTGAATTCTCAAGATCTAATGCATTTTACCATTATTTTGGATGTTCTTTGGCATAAAAGGATTTGAAAAGAAGCAATGACTCTATAATTACATGCTGAAACATGTAAACAGTGTAAGACAGAATTCTTTTTATGTCCTTTGATTCAGAGACAGCATATGGATTAATGCATTATGAGAGGTAACATTTCCTACATTTATCTAGCTTATTCAATtcctttttttgtatattttaaagaacaaatgcatcctatttttaaactgaaatcaGAGTTATATACAAGCAAACTACCACATAtgtatatgatatatttaatatataaaaaGGACAACCAGAGCTATACTCTGATCACTGATCTGTAGTGgctgaaattatttttctttgatggataaaaacaacatttttctctAAATGCAGCACTGTAGCTCATGTATAAAACATTAACATTCAAGTCTAACAGGCAGTCAGAACTGATGGCAGGAAACGATcacaacaaaggaaaaaaaaacatgcatttcaaTATTTCAAGGAGAGCACAGACACATTTAGGAACACAGTGAGCTATATATATCTACTGGTCTAGATGTGGGTCAGATGCTTGGTGGGCACAGACAGGTGGTTAGCTAAAACGAAGCACAggcaggacagaaaatactaGATGGCAACTGAAATACTCTCACAGAACCGTAAGTTCCTGGGTCGAGTTGTCTTAATACATGGGAGAAAACCATTCCAAGCAAGTCCAACAATAGCAGTTACTCATTGTGAACTGCAAACACAGCAGTCCTGCTTTGACCCTGAAGGTATTTTTTGCCAGAATTCTTGAATGTCTGTATTTGTGGTGGGTTCAAGGACCAAACTCAGGGTACTGTGAGCTACTTGGGACAAATGCAGTAGGGCAGAGGCAGGACAGGGGTGGAGGGTGGGAGCAAGGGAGGAATGGTGGATACACATCTGGACAAGCTGTCCAGCCCCCCGGCCTGGCTCACCTTGAACGTCTTCCTCCCCACCATCACCATCCTCTTCCTCATTGTAGGCCAGCTCGGCCTGCTTGTCAGCCTCATACTCACCCACGTTCCCATCGTCCCCATTGTAGTCCGCTAGCTTAGAGCCGTGTTGCGGATCTACTGGGGACTCGTTCTCATCAAAGAACCGGCCTGCAGGAGGCAGAGAAGGGCCTCATCAGGAAGGGAGAGAAGCGGAGGCAGTTGTAAGGAGACAGGGAGGTGAAATACTGCACGATGAATGGATGAAGGAGGAAGTGATTGCATGACGAGGATGACAAAAGGTGAGGTGAATACAAGGTGACAGATTTTAATTTAAAGATGAGTGtttctgaaaagaaaagacatgaaaagaCTTGAAAGCAGAGAGAGTCAATAGGAGATAAATAGGGTTCCCCTTTAATGAGGGACTGTTTAAAGTCTGGAAAGGACTGAGCGCTAATTGGGTTACTGTTTGAATCATCTGCATGGACAAATCAATCAAATGCAACAGCCCTACATTAAATCCTGTCTTCTGCTTAGTTTTGTTTGTGGCATGAAGATTGTTTTAAAAAGgtacaaatacagtaaatatatgTTTCCACTGTGCTGTTACCTCTTTTAACTTATGTGAAGAGTACTATAAAATCCACAATCCACTCCAGCTTCACAAGCCTGTTTGGATTGgtcattttaattttagattttaGGAGATGGCAACAGTAGTTCTAGTTGTGATGAGTAAATTACTCGAATGAACGTTTCTAAACTTTTCAGTTAGAAAAAACACTCAGACAATATATACATtgtaaaactaaactaaactcaAATTGCGTTTTTCGTCTGAGGCAGTTCATGTTCAGATTTGAAATGGGACTGTTGATTGTACCGTGACTGGGTGGGCCTCGAGATGCACTGAGCCAGGCAGCCAGTCTTTAATCTGATAGAGTCTAGTGAGCACCAGACACTgggcaaaaatgaaacattctGTCGGTGCCAGGTGGTAATTTGCCATAATAAGACACAAGTATTAAACAATCAGAGTCGGAAGATtagagaaaaaattaaattaagacATGAACTGAGTACAATGAGGTGTTTTTTTATGCAGGAGGACTGTAGACGGTGAGGTGGATGCGAAAGAGATGAAGGGATGGAACATTTACAGAATGgtggagaaggagggagaaaaggcAGCCGAGCAGAGCAGAAGCCAGGCAGCAGGAAAGGATCATGTGGGAGCCAGGTGTGTGTTAtttgtctcctctcctctgtaACTGAGCCGCCTCTCTGCTCCCTGACTGTGCTCCTACTCAGATTCAGACATGACTTAGATTCACATGCTCAGAAATTCTAAATTACATGAAAAGGTGTTATGTTGAAGGTAGGGGTGTATCCACTTAACAATGGGCAAAATTCACACAGATGGCCCCACAGCACATTGTATTATACTCTCTGTAAACACATCACAGAGAGCTGGAAGCACAAAGAAAGGGCTAACAGGAATTGCTGTCACCCATGAGTTAAAAAAATACCAAGTTTTTAACCACTATTTCCATTTATGGTATTCACTTTTTCAGAATGTGCAAGAAGAACTCACTTTGGCGGTGGTGTACTGGCTCTGCTTGGTCTTTGGCGTGGTGAGGCTGGATGGGATTGGGCACCTGGGCAGGGTTGGGTGGCAGAGGAATCCTCTTCAAGTGTTCATTGTCACCTCTGACATTATCGGGAGCTGGCGACAACAAGGACACTTACAACATGACTGCTTCACAATCACGGACAAATGATTGCCTTTTAAACATTCCTTACTACGACCTGGTGTTCTCACAGCCCACACTACATTTGTATTCTCTAATGCTGCATTTGAAGTTCTGAAAGGTTGTTACACACGACTGGgaaaactcattaaaaactGAGAAACTGACAACAAATCATGGACCAAGATACCAGTTCTCTGCCGTTTCCCTCGCTTAAAATTCAGGGAAAGTAACATAAAGCTTTAAATTAGTAAAGCTGTGTTTCAGCGAAGCCTGACATCCAATTATCAAATGCCTGaaggctaaaaaaaaaggctaataTAATAAATAGAATTATATCAATGCGGTGCATACTATACCTCGAAGCTGTCTTTGCTGCTCTCCCAGCTCGTCTGCCTTGATACCTGCCTTGTTGTCTTCTTCAAACACTACTGGTTTGTCTGCCTTGTTGGCGCCTGGGGGTGCGATCACTGCCGCTCGGCCGTCCACTCTGTCCTGCTGGAGTCGTGGCTGGTCCAGCAACAGGCCCCCGGGTCCATCAGCTGCACCGAGTCCAGGTCCGGCACCAGCTCCGACCACCAAATCAGGGGCCTCGTCATGCTTCTGAGTGATGGCCGGTTTCTTCAAGGCTGTAAGTAAGGAGCAAAGTGAGAAAGGTAAGGATATTTTGGGGGAACTTTGCTTAAGAAAGTCTGAACAATGACTCCAGAAAAAGGTGTTGTTGTAAGACATCACATTCCATGACATGAGGAAGTGTCATTTTCTGACCCTACCAAAGCACTACGCATTGAAGTAGATGTTTTTGAGgcatacatgcatacatgttGGTCTGTtatctacagtttcatttatcagatgctttcatccaaagcgacgtacatctgagagtagatacgaGTAGATGTAACACAAGCATGGATTTAGTcagcagaaaacaacctggataagagccataaaataAGTTCAAGTGTGGTAAGACCTTGGTGCCAGTGCGGCAGGTAATAGGAagtcttcttctttcttttctttgtagtctgtcaagtgcaaaggtgttcagtggagagctggatttttttagtgttttcttaaagactgagagggattctgcagatggaacagagtttggtaactcgttccaccaccagggaaccacagaggagaagagtctagctatcGAGCTTTGGCCCTGTTGTGACAGTTGTATCAGGTGCtttcattgtagttttgtaTGCAAGTGCTGGAGTTCTGAATTTTATGCAggcagcaactggaagccatCTGTTTGTAGTCACCTCAATGAGCCCTAAGTTCAAACTGCCCCATAAATATGTCCATATGTCATTGTAATTGTAGAATTTCTCCTCCTAGTTAAATCACCGGGTTAACCAAACTAAAACTTGCTCACCAAAGTTTAGGCTCAGTGCTTACCAAACTGCATGTCGTCGATTTTTCCCACCTCACTGTCTTCAATACCAGGCATACCAGCATCACTGCCAGGCTTGCCCATCTCTTCTGTAACAGAGCAAAATGAATCGGAGGTGAATTCCTGAGAGATCCCTGATAATCTGAtgctatttaaaataaaatcctgaATAAATCTATAGAAGCAATTGGTACATGCAGATTTTGTTCTATTAAACAAACTGTACATTCAGCATGCCAGGGCACAGCGAAATAACGTGGAACGGTCAGGACAGTGCATACTTGGGTTGACATCCACCGTACCTTTTAAATCTGACTGCCTGTCATGTCGGTGAGTGGCCACTGTATGGCGCTCTCCACCCATCTCCACACCAGGTGCTCCATCTGCATGTCTACCTGCCACTACACCTTTTTGGCCATCCATTACACTCTGAAGAATTATTGAGTTGCAGAtgggaaaaggagaagaagacacTCTGTTTAATGAATAGCTAAGCTTCAAAAAAGGAGTATAAACACAGGGAAAATGAATTGAGTTTCTGTTATCCATACATCTATGTCAAAAATCCAAGAGTAATGAATATATTCTACAGTGATGATGAATAAATGCAATGTGCCTCTGAGTCACAAGAATAATTGCTATCCCACTGGTAGAGATGCATCAAAACTAACCTGTCTTAGCTGGGATGCCTCTTCCTCCAGGGTCTTTTTTGCTTCTTCATACTCGTCCTTCAGTTGTGCAATCTGtcgtccacactgtaaactagttaacataatttcattagaagtttCAGGTGCACAATATGGGATGTATTTAGCACAAATAAATCttaaaaactggaaaagaaaGAGCTAGATATGAAAACCTTGAATTATCAGTGAGAAGCAGACAAGGAAccgggaaaaaaaagacactcagTGACCTAGTTTAACCCGATTATTGTGAAAATTCAATTGAATATTCAGTGACTGTGATAATAATGAATtatttgaaaagcaaaaattcacatttagaAAGGTCATTTCATATCATTTCACAGCTCTTTGAGGTGAAGTAATTGCCTCAAGGGCAGTCATTGAGGCTGAGAAAGGCACTGACATACCTTTCATACTCCAGCTTTCTTTCCAAGGTagtgctgtttttcttcacttctTTTATCTGCTCTTCCTGCTTCATGAATTCTTGCTTCAGCTCCTTTAGCTGCTCTGTGTACAGCAACACCAGCAagcacaataacaacaaaacaacaggtTCACTTCTCATCCGCTAAATGAACTTTCATCATTaaatagacatttttaggatatttGGCAGTGTGCTGCTCGACAGTGCCCTCTGTTGGTCAAGAAAAGCTGCAATCTTACCTTTCAGCCTCTGGATTTCTGTCATCTGGGCTGTGACATCATTCTGCAGCTTCATCTgtgaggagagaaaaacacattcaggAGTCTAATCAGCTGAGAAACTCTCctacaccaaaaaaaaaaactgttcagcAAAAGTGTACCTTATTTAGAAAAGCATCTACACTGTGCAATTGGATGTTTAATTGGCAGAGGATTTCAACATTACAGGCggtctgtttttctgcttgacAGGCCAAAGTGGTGGCATTCCACTACAGTACCAACCCTAATAATTGCAGAACAAACCCTACTAATATTTGGATTGTTGTCAACCCAACGCCAGGTTTGTGATCTCATGCTTTTTATTGACTCCTCTGCACACTGTAATGGCATTCCAATACAACAAAACTTTTCCTATAACCCTGGAATCATTGGTTaccttttattttgtgttttaataagACTTATAGTTGCATTA
This genomic interval from Acanthochromis polyacanthus isolate Apoly-LR-REF ecotype Palm Island chromosome 2, KAUST_Apoly_ChrSc, whole genome shotgun sequence contains the following:
- the golm2 gene encoding protein GOLM2 isoform X1, which codes for MVGFGANRRGGRLPSFILIFLMVIIAILSFNYWTVSNKHGRLLDELAEVQTQVKRTDAARSRLEKRNSEMIMQVDTYRKQIDQKDGDYSVLEGKLQARETLIKKCTDDKMKLQNDVTAQMTEIQRLKEQLKELKQEFMKQEEQIKEVKKNSTTLERKLEYESLQCGRQIAQLKDEYEEAKKTLEEEASQLRQSVMDGQKGVVAGRHADGAPGVEMGGERHTVATHRHDRQSDLKEEMGKPGSDAGMPGIEDSEVGKIDDMQFALKKPAITQKHDEAPDLVVGAGAGPGLGAADGPGGLLLDQPRLQQDRVDGRAAVIAPPGANKADKPVVFEEDNKAGIKADELGEQQRQLRAPDNVRGDNEHLKRIPLPPNPAQVPNPIQPHHAKDQAEPVHHRQSRFFDENESPVDPQHGSKLADYNGDDGNVGEYEADKQAELAYNEEEDGDGGEEDVQDDEDRDMQGDRAVDYGKRQPNDIL
- the golm2 gene encoding protein GOLM2 isoform X2, translated to MVGFGANRRGGRLPSFILIFLMVIIAILSFNYWTVSNKHGRLLDELAEVQTQVKRTDAARSRLEKRNSEMIMQVDTYRKQIDQKDGDYSVLEGKLQARETLIKKCTDDKMKLQNDVTAQMTEIQRLKEQLKELKQEFMKQEEQIKEVKKNSTTLERKLEYESLQCGRQIAQLKDEYEEAKKTLEEEASQLRQSVMDGQKGVVAGRHADGAPGVEMGGERHTVATHRHDRQSDLKEEMGKPGSDAGMPGIEDSEVGKIDDMQFALKKPAITQKHDEAPDLVVGAGAGPGLGAADGPGGLLLDQPRLQQDRVDGRAAVIAPPGANKADKPVVFEEDNKAGIKADELGEQQRQLRAPDNVRGDNEHLKRIPLPPNPAQVPNPIQPHHAKDQAEPVHHRQNDEDRDMQGDRAVDYGKRQPNDIL